The Nocardia sp. XZ_19_385 genome window below encodes:
- a CDS encoding pyridoxal-phosphate dependent enzyme produces the protein MPYNHITELIGNTPLLRLDPAVHRLAGVELYAKLESHNPFGSVKDRVAWAMIRDEVDRLRADGQRLIEASSGNTAKALRVLGALHGIGLRAVTNRIKVAEVRDLLQLLGTEIVELPGLSECPDPTTPNDVYSVIASTMAAEPGTYHHPSQYTNEKNVEAHCQGTGREIHDDLAADGRTRVDYLIGGLGTTGSSRGAATYLRKHNPELRTIAVVSERSDFIPGIRSETEMWDVGLFQPDFYDHIVTVEAGRAVDATMDLVNGYGVLAGPTSGAAYAAALETLGALDLSGRDDPLVAVVIVCDRLEPYLSYIKKRRPGLFGRTDRRPPATATELAAAPALSPAELAQLEATGRPVIVDTRGAMAYRIGHVPGALNIRDDQLDDMLAQGIPFPRSRPVVFVCPVGEVSRRFAALACRDGYDAANLEGGITAWRDAGLPLESGA, from the coding sequence ATGCCCTACAACCACATCACCGAGCTGATCGGTAACACGCCACTGCTGCGCCTGGACCCCGCTGTGCACCGGCTCGCGGGCGTCGAGCTGTACGCGAAACTGGAGTCGCACAACCCCTTCGGCTCGGTCAAGGATCGAGTCGCGTGGGCCATGATCCGTGACGAGGTGGACCGACTCCGCGCGGACGGACAGCGTCTCATCGAGGCCTCCAGCGGCAACACCGCCAAGGCGCTGCGCGTCCTCGGCGCGCTGCACGGCATCGGGCTGCGCGCGGTCACCAACCGGATCAAGGTCGCCGAGGTGCGTGATCTCCTGCAACTGCTCGGCACCGAGATCGTGGAGCTGCCCGGGCTTTCCGAATGCCCGGATCCGACGACGCCGAACGATGTCTACTCGGTGATCGCCTCGACCATGGCCGCCGAACCGGGCACCTATCACCATCCCTCGCAGTACACCAACGAGAAGAACGTGGAAGCGCACTGCCAGGGCACCGGCCGGGAGATCCACGACGATCTGGCCGCCGACGGCAGGACCCGCGTCGACTACCTCATCGGCGGCCTCGGCACCACCGGCTCCAGTCGCGGCGCCGCCACCTACCTGCGCAAGCACAATCCCGAATTGCGCACGATCGCCGTGGTTTCCGAGCGTTCGGACTTCATTCCCGGCATCCGCTCGGAGACCGAGATGTGGGATGTCGGCCTGTTCCAGCCCGACTTCTACGACCACATCGTCACCGTCGAAGCGGGCCGGGCGGTGGACGCGACCATGGATCTGGTCAACGGCTACGGTGTGCTGGCCGGTCCGACCAGCGGCGCGGCCTATGCCGCCGCGCTGGAAACGCTGGGCGCACTGGATCTTTCGGGCCGTGACGATCCGCTCGTCGCGGTCGTCATCGTCTGCGACCGCCTCGAGCCGTACCTGTCCTACATCAAGAAGCGCCGTCCCGGACTGTTCGGCCGCACTGACCGCCGCCCGCCCGCCACCGCCACGGAACTGGCCGCGGCACCGGCCCTCTCACCCGCCGAGCTCGCGCAGCTCGAAGCTACCGGCCGCCCCGTCATCGTCGATACCCGCGGCGCCATGGCCTACCGGATCGGACATGTGCCGGGCGCGTTGAACATTCGCGACGATCAACTCGACGACATGCTCGCCCAGGGCATTCCGTTTCCGCGTTCGCGGCCGGTGGTGTTCGTGTGCCCGGTCGGTGAGGTGTCGCGTCGTTTCGCCGCCCTCGCCTGCCGCGACGGCTACGACGCGGCGAACCTCGAGGGCGGCATCACCGCCTGGCGCGACGCCGGACTGCCGCTGGAAAGTGGGGCGTGA
- a CDS encoding MgtC/SapB family protein: protein MSTVEMIIRLLAGVGLGAAIGFERQFRAREAGLRTNALVAAGSTLFVLLSAHGFEGAVADPTRVAAQIVSGIGFLGAGVIIRDGLNVRGLNTAATLWCSAAVGALAGAGMLDTAAIGTVAVVVVNVALRAAARAVDKRPEAHEEQPAKYSFEAVTDDEHEAHVRVLLVQALTRTDFRLISVSSANTDIPGRVAVRAELTGDQRDDRQMESAVSRLSLEPSVTSAGWEITVDNVAGRS, encoded by the coding sequence ATGTCAACAGTAGAGATGATCATCCGGCTACTCGCCGGCGTCGGCCTCGGCGCCGCGATCGGCTTCGAACGCCAATTCCGGGCCCGGGAAGCGGGCTTGCGCACCAATGCGCTCGTCGCCGCCGGATCCACCCTCTTCGTGCTCCTGTCGGCCCACGGCTTCGAGGGCGCGGTCGCCGACCCCACCCGGGTCGCCGCGCAGATCGTCTCCGGCATCGGCTTCCTCGGCGCCGGTGTCATTATTCGGGACGGCTTGAATGTCCGCGGGCTCAATACCGCTGCGACACTGTGGTGTTCGGCCGCGGTCGGTGCCCTCGCCGGCGCCGGCATGCTGGACACCGCGGCGATCGGCACCGTCGCCGTGGTCGTGGTCAACGTGGCGCTGCGCGCCGCCGCCCGCGCGGTGGACAAGCGGCCCGAGGCCCACGAGGAACAGCCCGCCAAGTATTCCTTCGAGGCGGTCACCGACGACGAGCACGAGGCGCATGTCCGCGTGCTGCTCGTGCAGGCGCTGACCCGCACCGACTTCCGGCTGATCTCCGTCTCCAGCGCCAACACCGACATCCCCGGCCGGGTGGCGGTGCGCGCCGAACTCACCGGAGATCAGCGCGACGACCGGCAGATGGAATCGGCGGTCAGCCGGCTGAGCCTGGAGCCCTCGGTCACCAGCGCGGGCTGGGAGATCACCGTCGACAACGTGGCGGGACGGTCGTAG
- a CDS encoding TetR/AcrR family transcriptional regulator yields MQTGQESADGGPRIWGGTTLNERREARRATLLEAALDLIGESGAAGVTMRAVCRRANLTDRYFYESFGSRDELLDVLYRQVADEFLGPMTTFAEANDPARDRELSDVLVDKVLEDPRKSRLFLVEPYSSTGLGQTTIAVMPAFTRLIQDHLFAYIEDPVRRRLAAVTMASGNAGMFSAWLNGSLRATREQIVDHIVATITVYRSVYK; encoded by the coding sequence GTGCAAACAGGCCAGGAATCAGCTGACGGCGGCCCCCGCATCTGGGGTGGGACGACGCTCAACGAGCGGCGGGAGGCGCGCCGCGCCACGTTGCTGGAGGCCGCGCTGGACCTGATCGGCGAATCCGGGGCCGCCGGAGTGACGATGCGCGCGGTGTGCCGCCGCGCCAATCTCACCGACCGTTATTTCTACGAGAGTTTCGGTAGCCGCGACGAACTCTTGGACGTCCTCTACCGCCAGGTCGCCGACGAATTCCTCGGTCCGATGACCACTTTCGCCGAGGCCAACGATCCGGCCCGGGACCGCGAGCTGTCCGACGTCCTGGTCGACAAGGTGCTCGAAGATCCCCGCAAATCCCGGCTGTTCCTGGTCGAGCCGTACTCCAGCACCGGCCTGGGCCAGACCACCATCGCGGTGATGCCCGCCTTCACCCGGCTGATCCAGGACCACCTGTTCGCCTACATCGAGGACCCGGTGCGCCGCCGCCTCGCCGCGGTCACCATGGCCAGCGGTAATGCGGGCATGTTCTCGGCCTGGTTGAACGGGTCGCTACGCGCCACCCGCGAACAGATCGTCGATCACATCGTCGCGACCATCACCGTCTACCGGTCGGTCTACAAATAA
- a CDS encoding TetR/AcrR family transcriptional regulator, giving the protein MPGLSDTAPASRRRRLEPDERRAQILACAIDMFGERPYAAVSTAELAQRAGVARGLINHYFGNKRDLYLAVVRRMVTLPRPEALVAPTGTTRQRVDASVQWLLDTISEHGSTWVKVTSLEGVGNDPEVQQILDEADDAAAERMLIMVGLADSAHSAQLQALVRAYGGLVKVAGREWIVRGTLDRIQVHQLLADMLITLVTETMPKVGNA; this is encoded by the coding sequence TTGCCCGGGCTCTCTGACACGGCCCCTGCGTCGCGCCGCCGTCGGCTCGAACCCGACGAGCGGCGCGCGCAGATCCTGGCCTGCGCCATCGACATGTTCGGTGAGCGCCCGTACGCGGCGGTCTCGACCGCGGAACTGGCCCAGCGTGCCGGGGTGGCCCGCGGGCTGATCAATCACTACTTCGGCAACAAGCGCGACCTCTACCTCGCGGTGGTGCGCCGGATGGTGACCCTGCCCCGCCCGGAAGCACTGGTCGCGCCCACCGGAACCACGCGCCAACGGGTCGACGCGAGCGTGCAGTGGCTGCTGGACACCATCTCCGAACACGGCAGCACCTGGGTGAAGGTGACCAGCCTGGAGGGCGTCGGCAACGACCCCGAAGTGCAGCAGATCCTGGACGAGGCCGACGACGCGGCCGCCGAACGCATGCTGATCATGGTCGGCCTGGCCGATTCGGCACACAGTGCACAGTTGCAGGCACTGGTGCGCGCCTACGGTGGGCTGGTGAAAGTGGCTGGGCGCGAATGGATTGTGCGCGGCACCCTGGATCGCATCCAGGTGCACCAACTGCTCGCGGACATGCTGATAACCCTGGTCACCGAAACGATGCCCAAGGTCGGCAACGCCTGA
- a CDS encoding nitrate/sulfonate/bicarbonate ABC transporter ATP-binding protein translates to MTQNDVLLDIRGVSKSFTGTAGDELRVLDNIDLQLREGEVVALLGRSGSGKSTLLRIIAGLIGPSTGAVRYRGKPVNGANPGAALVFQSFALMPWLTVQDNVELGLAARNVAPAERSRRALEAIDMIGLDGFESAYPKELSGGMRQRVGFARALVLEPDLLLMDEPFSALDVLTAENLRTELVNLWAGDSFPSKAVCIVTHNIEEAVLLADRVLVLGSNPGHIIAEIPITQPRPRDKRAAGFDALVDQIYGLLTGRDTEPAAPEPDTATPTARPLPDASPGGLAGLVELVYAAGGRADLPVVADELNFELDDLLPLVDAAEMLGLATVESGDVELTEIGSRFTTAGIQESKQIFAEQARHRAPLVRTICKGLAGSRDGSLKASFFLDLLRRGFSPDDARRQLDLAIDWGRYAELYDYEKDTDQITADPAAEVYHAVRGKWSA, encoded by the coding sequence ATGACCCAGAACGACGTCCTACTGGACATCCGAGGAGTCAGCAAGTCCTTCACCGGCACCGCGGGCGACGAACTGCGCGTGCTGGACAATATCGATCTGCAACTGCGCGAGGGCGAAGTCGTTGCGCTGCTGGGGCGTTCGGGTTCGGGCAAGTCCACGCTGCTGCGCATCATCGCCGGGCTGATCGGGCCCAGCACCGGTGCGGTGCGCTACCGCGGCAAGCCGGTCAACGGCGCGAATCCCGGTGCGGCGCTGGTCTTTCAGTCCTTCGCGCTGATGCCGTGGCTGACCGTGCAGGACAATGTCGAACTCGGCCTGGCCGCCCGCAACGTCGCGCCCGCCGAGCGCAGCAGGCGCGCCCTCGAGGCGATCGACATGATCGGGCTCGACGGCTTCGAAAGCGCCTATCCCAAGGAGCTTTCCGGCGGTATGCGCCAGCGCGTCGGATTCGCCCGCGCGTTGGTCCTGGAACCTGACCTGCTGCTCATGGACGAACCGTTCTCGGCCCTGGACGTGTTGACCGCCGAGAACCTGCGCACCGAACTCGTCAATTTGTGGGCGGGCGACTCCTTTCCGTCCAAGGCGGTCTGTATCGTCACCCACAACATCGAGGAGGCCGTGCTGCTGGCCGACCGCGTCCTGGTGCTCGGCTCCAACCCGGGGCACATCATCGCCGAAATCCCGATCACCCAACCGCGGCCCCGCGATAAGCGCGCCGCCGGTTTCGATGCGCTGGTCGACCAGATCTACGGTCTGCTGACCGGCCGGGACACCGAACCCGCCGCGCCGGAACCCGATACCGCGACCCCGACCGCCCGGCCACTGCCCGACGCCTCGCCCGGCGGCCTGGCCGGGCTGGTCGAACTCGTCTACGCCGCGGGTGGACGGGCCGATCTGCCGGTCGTCGCCGACGAACTCAACTTCGAGCTCGACGACCTGCTTCCCTTGGTCGATGCCGCCGAGATGCTGGGCCTGGCCACCGTCGAATCCGGCGATGTCGAGCTGACCGAGATCGGCAGCCGCTTCACCACCGCCGGTATCCAGGAGTCCAAGCAGATCTTCGCCGAGCAGGCCCGCCACCGCGCGCCGCTGGTCCGCACCATCTGTAAAGGCCTGGCGGGCAGCCGCGACGGCTCCCTCAAGGCGAGCTTCTTTCTGGATCTGCTGCGCCGCGGCTTCTCCCCCGACGACGCCCGCCGCCAGCTCGATCTGGCCATCGATTGGGGCCGCTACGCCGAGCTCTACGACTACGAGAAGGACACCGACCAGATCACTGCCGATCCGGCTGCCGAGGTGTACCACGCGGTGCGCGGCAAATGGTCCGCCTGA
- a CDS encoding heavy-metal-associated domain-containing protein: MTIDVPRYDRRAASRVLACLAQPGLFDTPLQSPGKLRVEYTSTALATEPNSHLTYSQRLYLERFMRPCRPYQVTSATHRIAWTDSDGVPNTGHYRADGLGPIMPIAMREAALVLWHAVAANTELAQRISALGPRDHAVLNGTTTDHEPFEIFRVGIEATGRALAQHALLARQTPYRSPAEFAEGMHESGIFAAVATRWFWELQASTYRRGMIPVTLASQPDGTVRYTAETVATLRAMKDATIDDAHMVMRRATTSEGLTVAEAIAKYHEDLDLISRQYALLPAGTRPACLAAMPHQLDGAHYSLLPLVADQFVAVFGRIASRCEIVEVAVEFDELTADDPASAEDQIFYIPDMNCKHCVRTITGVLENMGIKVAEIDLISKRVVAEFRSPRNRARAFEAIRDGGYNPVADKPAQQPTESAV; this comes from the coding sequence GTGACCATCGATGTGCCGCGCTATGACCGGCGGGCCGCGTCCCGGGTCCTGGCCTGCCTGGCCCAGCCCGGGCTCTTCGACACCCCGTTGCAGTCGCCCGGGAAGCTGCGTGTCGAATACACCAGCACCGCGCTGGCGACCGAGCCGAACAGTCATCTCACCTATTCGCAGCGGCTGTATCTGGAGCGGTTCATGCGCCCGTGCCGGCCGTATCAGGTCACCAGCGCCACGCATCGGATCGCCTGGACCGACAGCGACGGCGTCCCTAATACCGGTCACTATCGGGCCGACGGGCTGGGCCCGATCATGCCGATCGCCATGCGCGAGGCCGCGCTCGTGCTGTGGCACGCGGTGGCGGCGAATACCGAACTGGCGCAACGTATCAGCGCGCTCGGGCCGCGCGACCACGCGGTCCTGAACGGCACCACCACCGATCACGAACCCTTCGAGATCTTCCGCGTGGGTATCGAGGCCACCGGGCGCGCGCTGGCCCAGCACGCGCTGCTCGCCCGGCAGACGCCCTACCGCAGCCCGGCCGAATTCGCCGAGGGCATGCACGAATCCGGCATCTTCGCCGCGGTGGCGACGCGCTGGTTTTGGGAGCTACAGGCCTCCACCTACCGGCGCGGGATGATCCCGGTCACCCTCGCCTCCCAACCCGACGGCACCGTGCGCTACACCGCCGAGACCGTGGCCACCTTGCGGGCGATGAAGGACGCCACCATCGACGACGCGCACATGGTCATGCGTCGCGCCACCACCTCCGAGGGGCTCACGGTCGCCGAGGCGATCGCCAAATATCACGAGGACCTCGATCTCATCTCCCGCCAGTACGCGCTGCTGCCCGCGGGCACCCGCCCCGCCTGCCTGGCCGCCATGCCGCATCAGCTCGACGGTGCGCACTACAGTCTGCTGCCGCTGGTCGCGGATCAGTTCGTGGCGGTGTTCGGCCGGATCGCGTCACGGTGCGAGATCGTCGAGGTCGCAGTCGAATTCGACGAGCTCACCGCCGACGACCCGGCCTCGGCCGAGGATCAGATCTTCTATATCCCGGACATGAACTGCAAGCACTGTGTCCGCACCATCACCGGGGTGCTGGAGAACATGGGCATCAAGGTCGCCGAGATCGATCTGATCAGCAAGCGGGTGGTGGCCGAGTTCCGCAGCCCGCGCAACCGGGCGCGCGCGTTCGAGGCGATCCGGGACGGCGGCTACAACCCGGTCGCCGACAAGCCCGCCCAGCAGCCGACGGAATCCGCGGTATGA
- a CDS encoding ABC transporter permease subunit, giving the protein MNVFAYPTRDAALERPRSPIADAVVFVGATVLIWSLLRISHTMNVPFDETTAPAAVSTDPGQLPYYAARSLLRMFIALAASILFTFVVATAAARLRRARAVLLPAMDILQSIPVLGFLSFTVTGFIALFPGSQLGLESASIFAIFTAQVWNMAFSFYFSLTSQPRELDEAARNLRLTRWQRFWRMDVPSGMIPLVWNGMMSFGGSWFFLVASEAISVHNREYALPGIGSYVAAATAEQDLSKVLIAVGVMVLLVIGVNFLFWRPITAWAERFRMGDSKGAEAPRSLVLNLLRRSHIPALLGRIFGPLVAPLDRAMSVFGLAEYPLHTSVPRRRAGDWVFGAVVAAVVAYGGYRVWQYIESTVGFGEVAHAFGLGFLTLLRVVVLLVIASLIWVPIGVWIGLNPKVSRLAQPIVQVLASFPANFLFPMVTAALVATGISLNWAAILLMALGSQWYILFNVIAGASAVPNDLREAAANLQLPRKLWWRKLILPAIFPSYVTGGLTAAGGAWNASIVAEIVEYGSTTLVATGLGAYIAQATSAGDSPRVLIGILVMSIYVVLLNRLFWRRLYALAERRYSL; this is encoded by the coding sequence ATGAATGTGTTCGCCTACCCCACCCGGGACGCGGCGCTGGAACGGCCGCGCAGCCCGATCGCCGATGCGGTGGTCTTCGTCGGCGCGACCGTCCTGATCTGGTCGCTGCTGCGGATCTCGCACACCATGAACGTCCCGTTCGACGAAACCACCGCTCCCGCCGCGGTTTCCACCGATCCGGGACAACTGCCCTACTACGCGGCCCGGTCGCTGCTGCGCATGTTCATCGCGCTGGCGGCCTCGATCCTGTTCACCTTCGTCGTCGCGACCGCCGCCGCACGGCTGCGCCGGGCCCGGGCCGTGCTGCTGCCCGCCATGGACATCCTGCAGTCGATCCCGGTGCTCGGGTTCCTTTCGTTCACCGTCACCGGGTTCATCGCCCTGTTCCCGGGTTCGCAGCTGGGCCTGGAATCCGCGTCCATCTTCGCCATCTTCACCGCGCAGGTCTGGAACATGGCGTTCAGCTTCTACTTCAGCCTCACCTCGCAGCCGCGTGAGCTGGACGAGGCCGCCCGCAACCTGAGACTGACGCGCTGGCAGCGGTTTTGGCGGATGGATGTGCCCAGCGGGATGATCCCGCTGGTCTGGAACGGCATGATGAGCTTCGGCGGCAGCTGGTTCTTCCTGGTGGCCTCCGAGGCGATTTCGGTGCACAACCGCGAGTACGCGCTGCCCGGTATCGGCTCCTATGTGGCCGCCGCGACCGCCGAGCAGGATCTGTCGAAGGTCCTGATCGCGGTCGGGGTCATGGTGCTCCTGGTGATCGGGGTGAACTTCCTGTTCTGGCGACCGATCACGGCCTGGGCCGAGCGGTTCCGGATGGGCGACTCCAAGGGGGCGGAGGCCCCGCGCAGCCTGGTGCTGAACCTGTTGCGGCGCTCGCACATTCCCGCGCTGCTCGGCCGGATCTTCGGCCCGCTGGTCGCGCCGCTGGACCGCGCCATGAGCGTGTTCGGGCTGGCCGAATACCCGCTGCACACCTCGGTGCCGCGCCGGCGGGCAGGCGACTGGGTGTTCGGCGCGGTTGTGGCCGCGGTGGTCGCCTATGGCGGGTACCGAGTGTGGCAGTACATCGAATCCACGGTCGGCTTCGGCGAAGTGGCGCACGCGTTCGGGCTCGGGTTCCTCACGCTGCTGCGCGTAGTGGTGCTGCTGGTGATCGCCTCGCTGATCTGGGTGCCGATCGGTGTGTGGATCGGGCTCAACCCCAAGGTGTCCCGGCTCGCCCAGCCGATCGTGCAGGTGCTGGCCAGCTTCCCGGCCAACTTCCTCTTCCCCATGGTCACCGCCGCGCTGGTCGCCACCGGGATCAGCCTGAACTGGGCCGCCATCCTGCTGATGGCGCTCGGCTCCCAGTGGTACATCCTGTTCAACGTGATCGCCGGCGCCAGCGCCGTGCCCAACGACCTGCGCGAGGCGGCGGCCAATCTGCAACTGCCGCGAAAACTGTGGTGGCGCAAGCTGATTCTGCCCGCCATCTTCCCCAGCTACGTCACCGGCGGCCTCACCGCGGCGGGCGGGGCGTGGAATGCCTCCATCGTCGCCGAGATCGTCGAGTACGGCTCCACCACCCTGGTCGCCACGGGCCTGGGCGCCTACATCGCCCAGGCCACCAGCGCCGGTGACTCGCCCCGCGTGCTCATCGGCATTCTCGTCATGAGCATCTACGTGGTCCTGCTCAACCGGCTGTTCTGGCGGCGCCTCTACGCCCTGGCCGAACGGCGGTACTCACTGTGA
- a CDS encoding decarboxylase, with translation MTGPPALPPKIHPLVRAFLDTRDAVDETLVRFGSPVHLVFPQVYAENLKRLRAVLERQVPRHRICYAHKVNRSRAFVRTAEHAGASVDVASPQELASAVGAGFGTMRIEATGPKGEVFLRDLIDCAATINVDNLWELRRIAELAGDRARVPVLLRVSGFLGTPVSRFGVPLPHLDRAFDLLSANRSRISLLGFAFHLDSGETAERVRAIDACLALIEQAYSHGLSPTVLDIGGGFRQVFTDDAAAFDGYVHALREALLGRGEPMTWSNNTFGYHLEGGAVHGTPVFHKYANTVAAHRMLADVLSSPLERHGGRTVAQIAADNMLDIWIEPGKALVDHAGITVARVVFVKDLADGTVLVNLDLSRDSVTPADQEVMVDPVILSGSAHERGPAPRPNAHRPGAAHPGGATVTPLRTSSDTSPVLTPMHESGPVGVYFAGRLCLERDMITNHKVWLPERPRPGDLVIFPNTAAYHSDLSAAPASMHPLPAKLAVVLRAGSFQVCRDGDYEPHRSAPPPPQRRIPPRAPRVPQPPSGRQAPRRPTGAP, from the coding sequence ATGACCGGTCCGCCCGCGCTACCGCCGAAGATCCATCCGCTGGTCCGCGCTTTCCTCGACACCCGCGACGCCGTCGACGAAACCCTCGTCCGGTTCGGCTCCCCCGTGCACCTGGTGTTCCCGCAGGTGTATGCCGAGAACCTCAAGCGCCTGCGCGCGGTGCTGGAGCGACAGGTGCCCCGGCATCGAATCTGCTACGCGCACAAGGTGAATCGGTCCCGCGCTTTTGTCCGCACCGCCGAGCACGCGGGCGCGTCCGTCGATGTCGCCTCGCCGCAGGAACTCGCCAGCGCCGTCGGCGCGGGGTTCGGGACCATGCGGATCGAGGCGACCGGCCCCAAAGGCGAGGTGTTCCTGCGTGATCTCATCGATTGCGCCGCCACCATCAATGTCGACAATCTGTGGGAGCTGCGCCGCATCGCCGAGCTCGCCGGTGACCGAGCGAGAGTTCCTGTGCTGCTGCGTGTCTCGGGCTTCCTCGGAACCCCGGTGAGCCGGTTCGGGGTGCCGCTGCCGCACCTGGACCGCGCCTTCGATCTGCTTTCGGCAAATCGGAGCCGCATTTCCCTGCTGGGCTTCGCCTTTCACCTCGACTCCGGGGAGACCGCGGAGCGGGTGCGGGCCATCGACGCCTGCCTGGCGCTGATCGAGCAGGCCTACAGCCACGGTTTGAGCCCGACGGTGCTCGATATCGGCGGCGGCTTCCGGCAGGTGTTCACCGACGACGCGGCCGCTTTCGACGGCTACGTCCATGCCTTGCGGGAGGCGCTGCTGGGTCGCGGCGAACCGATGACCTGGTCCAACAATACCTTCGGCTATCACCTCGAGGGCGGCGCCGTGCACGGCACGCCGGTCTTCCACAAGTACGCCAATACCGTTGCAGCACACCGCATGCTGGCTGATGTACTGAGCTCACCGCTGGAGCGGCACGGCGGGCGCACCGTCGCCCAGATCGCTGCCGACAACATGCTCGACATCTGGATCGAACCCGGCAAGGCGCTGGTCGATCATGCCGGGATCACGGTGGCGCGAGTGGTTTTCGTCAAAGACCTCGCCGACGGCACCGTGCTGGTGAACCTCGACCTGAGCCGGGACTCGGTGACACCGGCCGATCAGGAGGTCATGGTCGATCCGGTGATCCTCTCGGGCAGCGCGCACGAGCGCGGCCCGGCGCCGCGGCCGAACGCACACCGACCGGGTGCGGCACATCCGGGTGGGGCCACCGTCACCCCGCTGCGCACGTCCTCCGACACCTCCCCCGTGCTCACGCCGATGCACGAATCCGGCCCCGTCGGTGTGTATTTCGCGGGCCGGCTGTGCCTGGAACGCGACATGATCACCAATCACAAGGTGTGGCTGCCCGAGCGCCCTCGCCCCGGCGACCTGGTGATCTTCCCGAATACCGCCGCCTACCACTCCGATCTGTCCGCTGCCCCGGCCTCGATGCACCCGCTGCCCGCCAAACTCGCGGTCGTGTTGCGGGCGGGCAGTTTTCAGGTGTGCCGCGACGGCGACTACGAACCGCACCGCAGCGCACCCCCACCGCCGCAACGCCGGATTCCACCGCGCGCACCCCGGGTGCCGCAACCACCGAGCGGACGGCAGGCGCCACGACGGCCAACCGGTGCCCCGTAA
- a CDS encoding acyl-CoA dehydrogenase family protein: MARAVWSDDEVEAVRELARTFFEKEVVPHEEKFVAQGHPDRQLYNRAGELGLLCASIPAEYGGGGGTFAHEAAVIEAQTAAGDGSLGMSVHSGIIAPYLHHFGSEELKRRVLPKAASGEMVLSIGMTEPGTGSDLQAIKTRAVREGDEYVITGSKIFISNGWLCDGIILAVKTDPTKGAAGVSLIFAEVGDDTPGFKRGRILSKIGGKGQDTAELFFDGLRVPVSNLLGEAEGQGFYQMMQMLAQERLVTGILAVCMMEKAVALTVEYTKGREAFGKPLFAMQNTKFELAECATIAKISRVFLDDCIDKHLRGELDIPTAAMSKYWLTDQLGIVVDRCLQLFGGYGYMTEYPISQLYTGARVLRILAGSNEVMKDLIARAL, translated from the coding sequence ATGGCGCGCGCGGTGTGGAGTGACGACGAGGTCGAAGCGGTACGGGAACTCGCTCGGACGTTCTTCGAGAAAGAAGTCGTCCCGCACGAAGAGAAGTTCGTCGCCCAAGGTCATCCGGATCGCCAGCTCTACAACCGGGCCGGCGAACTCGGTCTGCTGTGTGCGTCCATCCCGGCCGAATACGGCGGCGGTGGCGGCACCTTCGCGCACGAGGCGGCCGTCATCGAGGCGCAGACCGCGGCCGGGGACGGCTCGCTCGGCATGTCGGTGCACAGCGGCATCATCGCGCCCTACCTGCACCACTTCGGTTCCGAGGAGCTCAAGCGGCGCGTGCTGCCCAAGGCCGCCAGCGGCGAGATGGTGCTGTCCATCGGCATGACCGAACCGGGCACCGGCTCGGACCTACAGGCCATCAAAACGCGCGCCGTGCGTGAGGGCGACGAGTACGTCATCACCGGCTCGAAGATCTTCATTTCCAACGGCTGGCTGTGCGACGGCATCATCCTCGCGGTCAAGACCGATCCGACCAAGGGCGCGGCCGGCGTCTCCCTGATCTTCGCCGAGGTCGGCGACGACACCCCCGGCTTCAAGCGTGGCCGCATCCTCAGCAAGATCGGCGGCAAGGGCCAGGACACCGCCGAGCTGTTCTTCGACGGCCTGCGCGTGCCCGTCTCGAACCTGCTCGGCGAGGCCGAGGGCCAGGGCTTCTATCAGATGATGCAGATGCTGGCCCAGGAGCGCCTGGTCACCGGCATCCTCGCGGTTTGCATGATGGAGAAAGCCGTCGCGCTCACCGTCGAATACACCAAGGGCCGTGAGGCTTTCGGCAAGCCGCTGTTCGCCATGCAGAACACCAAGTTCGAACTCGCCGAATGCGCCACCATCGCCAAGATCAGCCGGGTTTTCCTGGACGACTGCATCGACAAGCATCTGCGCGGCGAACTCGATATCCCGACCGCCGCCATGTCGAAGTACTGGCTGACCGATCAGCTCGGTATCGTTGTCGACCGCTGCCTGCAACTGTTCGGCGGCTACGGCTACATGACGGAGTACCCCATTTCGCAGCTCTACACCGGCGCCCGCGTCCTGCGCATCCTCGCGGGTAGCAACGAGGTCATGAAGGATCTCATTGCCCGGGCTCTCTGA